A genomic region of Thermoanaerobaculia bacterium contains the following coding sequences:
- a CDS encoding TAT-variant-translocated molybdopterin oxidoreductase, with product MTELLIPHPSPVSPDTQAPPAPPVSSAGSPPAGDCHVEWKKPSAQQAPLDLSAARERLQSRGGATYWRSLEELAETPEFGELLDREFPRFASEWPDGVSRRNFLQLAAASLGLAGLTACTRQPIEKIVPYVRQAEELLPGKPVLFATSMALSGVATGLLIESHNGRPTKVEGNPEHPASLGASDAVTQASVLGLYDPDRSQAISQLGNAATWTALNQQITAALNAQSAFGGAGLRLLTGPTSSPTEARLIASLLESYPQARWHRWDPLAADNSTKGLAEAFGAPVGLRYDLARADVILALESDFLTAGPGSVRYARDFADRRRVGHGATAMNRLYVAESSPTATGTVADHRFRIRPSQAAGIVQALAAAVGVAGVGAPALDSATARWVEAAARDLVAHRGAALVVAGESLPAAAHTLVAAINEALGASGASGASGGTLVYSAPIAADPVDGLASLVALLDDMKAGKVDLLLVSGVNPVYDAPADLDVAAIWKSSSALRIHHGLYDDETAAYCQWHVPAAHYLESWGDARAYDGTVTLVQPLIEPLYGGKTASEMIAALLGRSTDDAYTLMRETWEAQMGGETFDPSFRKLLHDGMLPGSALPATQPVLVAAGVAAAVQTLATEPAGGALELALRPDPCVLDGRFANNGWLQELPKPITKLTWENAILLSPGTAEKLGVAGNEIVALTAPDGRKLTGPVWLLPGQADGVATVHLGYGRTRAGRVANGIGFSAYAAQTRTSRYGLPAVTLEATGESAQLATTQGHHSIDWMREESEQATARAVVRQATLSEFEKDPHFAHAGAHEGIDVNASFNPGFEYKGYAWGMVIDLNACNGCNACVIACQSENNIPVVGKEQVSRGREMHWIRVDRYYQGDVDEPSSIVSQPIVCMQCEQAPCEVVCPVAATVHSTDGLNDMVYNRCVGTRYCSNNCPYKVRRFNFLLFQDWETEQFKLQRNPDVTVRSRGVMEKCTYCVQRINRARIPADRDLRQVADGEIQTACQQACPPQAISFGNLNDPAAKVVSEKKNPRNYALLEELGTRPRTTYLAMVKNPNPELSA from the coding sequence ATGACCGAACTTCTGATTCCGCATCCCTCGCCGGTCTCGCCGGACACGCAGGCCCCGCCGGCCCCTCCGGTCAGCTCCGCCGGGTCGCCCCCCGCGGGCGACTGCCACGTCGAGTGGAAAAAGCCCTCGGCGCAGCAGGCTCCGCTCGATCTTTCGGCAGCGCGCGAGCGCCTGCAGAGCCGCGGTGGAGCGACCTACTGGCGGAGCCTCGAAGAGCTCGCCGAGACGCCGGAGTTCGGTGAGCTGCTCGATCGTGAGTTCCCGCGCTTCGCTTCCGAGTGGCCGGACGGCGTCTCGCGACGCAACTTCCTGCAGCTCGCCGCGGCCTCGCTCGGCCTCGCCGGGCTCACCGCCTGCACCCGCCAGCCGATCGAAAAGATCGTGCCGTACGTCCGCCAGGCGGAGGAGCTCCTTCCCGGCAAGCCCGTACTGTTCGCCACTTCGATGGCGCTCTCCGGAGTCGCCACCGGCCTGCTCATCGAGAGTCACAACGGCCGCCCGACGAAAGTCGAAGGCAATCCCGAGCACCCGGCGAGCCTGGGCGCGAGCGATGCCGTGACCCAGGCCTCGGTGCTCGGCCTTTATGACCCGGACCGGTCGCAGGCCATCTCCCAGCTCGGCAACGCGGCCACCTGGACGGCCCTGAACCAGCAGATCACCGCTGCCCTGAACGCCCAGTCGGCCTTCGGCGGCGCGGGGCTGCGCCTGCTGACCGGTCCGACGAGCTCGCCCACCGAGGCGCGTCTGATCGCCTCCCTGCTCGAGAGCTACCCCCAGGCGCGTTGGCACCGCTGGGATCCGCTGGCCGCCGACAACTCGACGAAGGGGCTCGCGGAGGCCTTCGGAGCGCCGGTCGGACTGCGCTACGACCTCGCCAGGGCCGACGTCATCCTGGCGCTCGAGTCCGACTTCCTGACCGCCGGACCGGGCTCGGTGCGCTACGCCCGCGACTTCGCCGATCGCCGCCGGGTAGGACACGGTGCCACCGCGATGAACCGGCTGTACGTCGCGGAGTCGAGCCCGACGGCGACCGGGACGGTCGCCGATCACCGTTTCCGCATCCGGCCCTCTCAGGCCGCCGGCATCGTTCAGGCGCTGGCCGCGGCGGTCGGTGTCGCGGGTGTCGGCGCTCCGGCGCTCGATTCGGCGACAGCCAGGTGGGTCGAAGCCGCGGCGCGCGACCTCGTTGCGCATCGGGGTGCCGCCCTCGTCGTTGCCGGGGAGTCGCTTCCGGCCGCGGCGCACACTTTGGTCGCCGCGATCAACGAGGCGCTCGGAGCGAGCGGCGCCAGCGGCGCGAGCGGCGGGACGCTCGTCTACAGCGCCCCGATCGCCGCCGATCCAGTCGACGGCCTCGCCTCCCTCGTCGCCCTGCTGGACGACATGAAGGCCGGAAAGGTCGACCTGCTGCTGGTTTCCGGCGTCAATCCGGTCTACGACGCGCCCGCCGACCTCGACGTCGCCGCGATCTGGAAGAGCAGCTCGGCGTTGCGCATTCATCACGGCCTCTACGACGACGAGACCGCGGCCTACTGCCAGTGGCACGTGCCGGCGGCGCACTATCTCGAGTCGTGGGGTGACGCGCGGGCCTACGACGGCACCGTGACGCTGGTGCAGCCGTTGATCGAGCCGCTCTATGGCGGGAAGACGGCGAGCGAGATGATCGCTGCGCTGCTCGGACGCTCGACCGACGATGCCTACACCCTGATGCGCGAAACCTGGGAGGCGCAGATGGGCGGCGAGACTTTCGATCCGTCCTTCCGCAAGCTCCTGCACGACGGGATGCTGCCGGGCAGCGCTCTGCCCGCGACCCAGCCGGTTCTGGTCGCGGCAGGCGTCGCCGCCGCCGTCCAGACGCTGGCAACCGAACCGGCCGGCGGCGCGCTCGAGCTCGCCCTGCGGCCCGACCCTTGCGTCCTCGACGGGCGCTTCGCCAACAACGGCTGGCTGCAGGAGTTGCCCAAGCCGATCACCAAGCTGACCTGGGAGAACGCCATCCTGCTCTCGCCCGGCACCGCCGAGAAGCTCGGCGTGGCGGGCAACGAGATCGTCGCGCTCACCGCCCCGGACGGGCGCAAGCTCACCGGTCCGGTCTGGCTGCTGCCCGGCCAGGCCGACGGCGTCGCCACGGTTCACCTGGGGTACGGCCGCACGCGCGCCGGCAGGGTGGCCAACGGCATCGGCTTCAGCGCCTACGCGGCGCAGACCCGCACCAGCCGCTACGGCCTGCCCGCCGTCACCCTCGAGGCGACCGGCGAAAGCGCCCAGCTCGCCACCACCCAGGGTCATCACTCGATCGACTGGATGCGGGAGGAGAGCGAGCAGGCGACCGCGCGCGCCGTCGTGCGCCAGGCGACGCTTTCCGAGTTCGAAAAAGACCCCCATTTCGCTCACGCCGGCGCCCACGAAGGCATCGACGTCAACGCCTCCTTCAACCCGGGCTTCGAGTACAAGGGTTACGCCTGGGGCATGGTCATCGACCTGAACGCCTGCAACGGCTGCAACGCCTGCGTCATCGCCTGCCAGTCGGAGAACAACATTCCGGTGGTCGGCAAAGAGCAGGTGTCGCGCGGCCGTGAGATGCACTGGATCCGCGTCGACCGCTACTACCAGGGCGACGTCGACGAGCCGTCGTCCATCGTCAGCCAGCCGATCGTCTGCATGCAGTGCGAACAGGCCCCGTGCGAGGTCGTCTGCCCGGTTGCGGCGACGGTCCACTCGACCGATGGCCTGAACGACATGGTCTACAACCGCTGCGTCGGCACGCGGTACTGCTCGAACAACTGCCCCTACAAGGTGCGCCGGTTCAACTTCCTCCTCTTCCAGGATTGGGAGACCGAGCAGTTCAAGCTGCAGAGGAACCCCGACGTCACCGTGCGCAGCCGCGGCGTGATGGAGAAGTGCACCTACTGCGTGCAGCGCATCAACCGCGCCCGGATACCGGCCGATCGCGACCTGCGCCAGGTCGCGGACGGCGAGATCCAGACGGCCTGCCAGCAGGCCTGTCCGCCGCAGGCGATCTCGTTCGGCAACCTGAACGACCCGGCGGCCAAGGTCGTCTCCGAGAAGAAGAATCCGCGCAACTACGCGCTGCTCGAAGAACTGGGCACCCGGCCGCGGACCACCTATCTCGCGATGGTCAAGAACCCCAATCCGGAGCTTTCCGCATGA
- a CDS encoding DUF3341 domain-containing protein, whose translation MTTSTATPSPGLHGLMAEYSTAQQLLDAAGKAHSAGFRAMDAYTPFPVEAISEVICDHHKSKVPLICLTGGIVGALAGWGLQIWTSTVDYPMNIGGKPYNSWPAFIPVLFECTILFAAFSAAIGMFLLNGLPQPYHPVFNVARFREKASRDGYFLCIEAQDGKFDPSGTREFLLSTGAMEVNDVEL comes from the coding sequence ATGACTACCTCGACCGCAACCCCGAGCCCGGGCCTCCACGGCCTGATGGCGGAGTATTCGACGGCGCAGCAACTGCTGGATGCCGCCGGCAAAGCTCACAGCGCCGGATTTCGCGCCATGGACGCCTATACGCCGTTCCCGGTGGAAGCGATCTCGGAAGTGATCTGTGACCACCACAAGTCGAAAGTGCCGCTCATCTGCCTCACGGGCGGCATCGTCGGCGCGCTCGCCGGCTGGGGGCTCCAGATCTGGACCTCGACCGTCGACTACCCGATGAACATCGGCGGCAAGCCCTACAACAGCTGGCCGGCCTTCATCCCGGTGCTCTTCGAGTGCACCATTCTCTTTGCCGCGTTCTCGGCCGCCATCGGCATGTTCCTGCTGAACGGCCTGCCGCAGCCGTACCATCCGGTCTTCAACGTCGCGCGCTTCCGCGAGAAGGCCTCGCGAGACGGCTATTTTCTCTGCATCGAGGCGCAGGACGGGAAGTTCGACCCCTCCGGCACGCGCGAGTTCCTGCTGTCGACCGGCGCGATGGAGGTCAACGATGTCGAGCTCTGA
- a CDS encoding cytochrome c3 family protein — MPQIFPRSANALARASVFVALFLAAAGGFALWTLAHSGYVTREGIVLQQPVPFSHDHHVAQVGIDCRYCHTSVERAASAGIPPTQTCMNCHNQIWTNAAVLEPVRASFRDGKPLTWNRVNDLPDFVYFNHSIHVAKGVACTTCHGPINKMPLMYQGAPLTMKWCLDCHRDPVPNLRPREEVTNVLWQPPADLAAKQKEWALANNVQSKVSCSNCHR; from the coding sequence ATGCCGCAGATCTTCCCTCGCAGCGCGAACGCCTTGGCTCGGGCATCGGTCTTCGTGGCCCTTTTTCTGGCCGCGGCGGGCGGTTTTGCCCTGTGGACCCTGGCCCACTCCGGCTATGTCACCCGCGAAGGCATCGTTCTCCAGCAGCCGGTTCCGTTCAGTCACGACCACCATGTGGCGCAGGTCGGCATCGACTGCCGGTACTGTCACACCAGCGTCGAGCGCGCGGCTTCGGCCGGAATTCCGCCGACGCAGACCTGCATGAACTGCCACAACCAGATCTGGACCAACGCCGCCGTGCTCGAGCCGGTGCGCGCCAGTTTCCGGGACGGCAAGCCCCTGACCTGGAACCGCGTCAACGATCTCCCCGACTTCGTCTATTTCAACCACAGCATCCACGTCGCCAAAGGGGTCGCCTGCACGACCTGCCACGGCCCGATCAACAAGATGCCTCTGATGTACCAGGGGGCGCCGCTCACCATGAAGTGGTGCCTCGACTGCCACCGCGACCCGGTTCCGAACCTGCGGCCGCGCGAGGAAGTCACCAATGTCCTCTGGCAACCGCCAGCCGACCTTGCCGCCAAACAGAAAGAGTGGGCGCTCGCCAACAATGTCCAGAGCAAGGTCAGCTGCTCGAACTGTCATCGCTAG
- the coxB gene encoding cytochrome c oxidase subunit II, translated as MNFKLPFVPEQASAAASEVDNLTLFLVGMGTFFTVLIAAMVIFFAIRYRRTSTNQVGSNFENSAFLEITWTVIPLLIALFSFAWGVKVFFRLYRPPANAIEYQISGKQWMWKIQHPTGQREINELHVPLGQPTRLVMTSEDVIHSFFVPAFRVKADVLPGRQSSVWFTPTKVGRFHLFCTEFCGTEHSGMIGTVVVQTQEEYQAWLATAPAPKASSADGERLFAQYACNTCHKPEPGGRGPSLQGLYGTRVALADGGTALADDAYLRESILMPAARMVQGYEPIMPSFQGQLSDEALQQLISYIKSLSAADTAAAGTTPASQGTTR; from the coding sequence ATGAACTTCAAGCTCCCCTTCGTGCCGGAGCAGGCTTCGGCCGCTGCCAGCGAAGTCGACAACCTGACGCTCTTTCTCGTCGGCATGGGCACGTTCTTCACCGTGCTCATCGCCGCGATGGTCATCTTCTTCGCGATCCGCTACCGCCGGACGAGCACCAACCAGGTCGGCAGCAACTTCGAGAACTCGGCCTTCCTCGAGATCACCTGGACGGTCATTCCCCTGCTGATCGCGCTCTTCTCCTTCGCCTGGGGGGTCAAGGTGTTCTTCCGCCTCTACCGGCCACCGGCGAACGCGATCGAGTACCAGATCTCGGGCAAGCAGTGGATGTGGAAGATCCAGCATCCGACCGGCCAGCGCGAGATCAACGAATTGCATGTGCCGCTCGGGCAGCCGACCCGGCTGGTGATGACCTCCGAGGACGTCATCCACAGCTTTTTCGTGCCCGCCTTCAGGGTCAAGGCCGACGTGCTGCCCGGCCGCCAATCCTCGGTCTGGTTCACGCCGACCAAGGTCGGACGGTTCCACCTGTTCTGCACCGAGTTCTGCGGCACCGAGCACTCCGGGATGATCGGCACCGTTGTCGTCCAGACGCAGGAGGAGTACCAGGCATGGCTCGCCACCGCGCCGGCGCCGAAGGCGTCTTCCGCCGACGGCGAGCGACTGTTCGCCCAGTACGCCTGCAACACCTGCCACAAGCCGGAACCGGGCGGACGCGGACCTTCGCTCCAGGGCCTCTACGGCACCCGGGTCGCGCTCGCCGATGGCGGCACGGCTCTGGCCGACGACGCCTACCTGCGCGAGTCGATCCTGATGCCCGCCGCGAGAATGGTGCAGGGCTACGAGCCGATCATGCCCTCGTTCCAGGGCCAGTTGAGTGACGAGGCGCTGCAGCAGCTGATCAGTTACATCAAGAGCCTGTCGGCCGCGGACACTGCGGCGGCAGGAACGACGCCGGCCTCCCAGGGGACTACCCGATGA
- a CDS encoding cytochrome c, protein MSSSDRKTASTRAVAGRTGLLLLLALGGFGAIGCRQDMHDQPKLKPYRGSTFFADGSGMRPFPVNTVARGTLREDSHFYTGRLADGSMATELPMPMTRTLLKRGQERFNIYCTPCHGQVGEGRGMVVRRGYKQPVSYHEERLRQVPIGYFFDVMTNGFAVMPSYAPQIPPEDRWAIAAYIRALQLSQHVEAASLTPEQLAQLNALDAPAAAAHAAGGAHP, encoded by the coding sequence ATGTCGAGCTCTGACCGGAAGACGGCTTCCACCCGCGCCGTCGCGGGACGCACCGGCCTCTTGCTGCTGCTGGCGCTCGGCGGTTTCGGAGCCATCGGCTGCCGCCAGGACATGCACGACCAGCCGAAGCTCAAGCCCTACCGGGGCAGCACTTTCTTCGCCGACGGCAGCGGCATGCGTCCGTTTCCGGTGAACACGGTCGCCCGCGGCACGTTGCGGGAGGATTCCCACTTCTACACCGGCCGGCTCGCCGACGGCAGCATGGCCACCGAGCTGCCGATGCCCATGACGCGCACCCTGCTCAAGCGCGGCCAGGAGCGCTTCAACATCTACTGCACGCCCTGCCACGGACAGGTGGGCGAGGGCCGCGGGATGGTCGTCCGCCGCGGCTACAAGCAGCCGGTCTCGTACCACGAGGAACGCCTGCGGCAGGTGCCCATCGGCTACTTCTTCGACGTGATGACCAACGGCTTCGCCGTCATGCCGAGCTACGCGCCGCAGATTCCGCCGGAGGATCGCTGGGCGATCGCCGCCTATATCCGCGCCCTGCAACTCTCGCAGCACGTCGAGGCCGCGAGCCTCACGCCCGAACAGCTCGCTCAGCTCAACGCGCTCGACGCGCCGGCCGCCGCCGCGCACGCCGCCGGGGGCGCGCATCCATGA
- a CDS encoding esterase, with amino-acid sequence MKKRLERVQSPQLGRTVSLWSYGHWGPPLVVFPTAAGFAHEWEAQGMVEALAPWLEAGKLKLYCPESNVAEAWTKKENDAAWRIQRHVLYEKWVVETLVPHIRQDCNTPAAPMMTAGASLGAFYAANIALKYPEIFRWALCMSGRYLMTHFTEGYSNLDVYLNNPLAYVQGLSGEPLDRVRRNTHITLVCGQGAFEEGCIEETQALGDLFENKGIPHDRDIWGYDVAHNWAWWKRQAQYHLSRRLGPPR; translated from the coding sequence ATGAAGAAACGGCTCGAGAGGGTGCAGAGCCCGCAGTTGGGCAGGACAGTGAGTCTCTGGAGCTACGGCCACTGGGGGCCGCCTCTGGTGGTCTTCCCGACAGCGGCGGGTTTCGCGCACGAGTGGGAAGCGCAGGGGATGGTCGAGGCGCTCGCCCCCTGGCTCGAGGCCGGGAAGCTCAAGCTCTACTGCCCCGAGTCGAACGTCGCCGAGGCCTGGACGAAGAAGGAGAACGACGCCGCCTGGCGGATCCAGCGTCACGTCCTCTATGAAAAGTGGGTCGTCGAGACCCTGGTGCCGCACATCCGGCAGGACTGCAACACTCCAGCGGCTCCGATGATGACCGCCGGCGCGAGCCTGGGCGCTTTCTACGCGGCGAACATCGCGCTCAAGTACCCGGAGATCTTCCGCTGGGCGCTCTGCATGAGCGGCCGTTACCTTATGACTCATTTCACCGAGGGTTACTCGAACCTCGACGTCTATCTCAACAACCCGCTGGCCTACGTCCAGGGCCTCTCCGGCGAGCCTCTCGACCGGGTGCGCCGCAACACTCACATCACCCTGGTCTGCGGTCAGGGAGCCTTCGAAGAGGGCTGCATCGAGGAGACCCAGGCCTTAGGCGACCTGTTCGAGAACAAGGGGATCCCGCACGATCGCGACATCTGGGGCTACGACGTCGCCCACAACTGGGCCTGGTGGAAGCGGCAGGCGCAGTACCACCTCTCCCGCCGCCTCGGCCCCCCGCGCTGA
- a CDS encoding SCO family protein has product MALAASAFAVAAAAMGPLAAGAAAETRQFTGPGLAERTPQPGALNAQKIQDLVGFDQRLGETLPLDLPFRDETGKPVLLGDYFGTRPVLLTFVYYRCPVLCPQIIIGTAAAMKGVPYVPGTEFEVVFVSFDPEDTPETAAERKSSAVERYGRPESAAGWHFLTGDADAIARLTAAAGFRYAWDPTIRQFAHASGVMIATPDGRLARYLYGVEYAPKDLKLALFEAAEGRIGGLSEKLMLLCFNYDAALGKYTTVSLLAVKVAGAVTLAALIFSMFWMSRSERRLERAAAGGVARS; this is encoded by the coding sequence TTGGCGCTCGCAGCCTCGGCGTTCGCCGTCGCGGCGGCCGCCATGGGGCCGCTCGCCGCTGGCGCGGCGGCCGAAACCCGGCAGTTCACGGGTCCGGGGCTCGCCGAACGCACGCCCCAGCCGGGGGCGCTCAACGCCCAGAAGATCCAGGATCTGGTCGGTTTCGATCAACGGCTCGGAGAGACCCTGCCGCTCGACCTGCCCTTCCGCGACGAGACCGGCAAGCCCGTCCTGCTGGGCGACTATTTCGGCACCCGGCCGGTGCTCCTGACCTTCGTCTACTACCGCTGCCCCGTGCTCTGTCCGCAGATCATCATCGGTACCGCCGCCGCGATGAAGGGCGTGCCTTACGTGCCCGGCACGGAGTTCGAGGTCGTGTTCGTGAGCTTCGACCCGGAAGACACCCCGGAGACGGCGGCCGAGCGCAAGAGCTCTGCCGTCGAACGCTACGGCAGGCCCGAAAGCGCCGCCGGCTGGCACTTCCTGACCGGCGACGCCGACGCGATCGCGCGCCTGACCGCGGCGGCGGGCTTCCGCTACGCCTGGGACCCGACGATCCGGCAGTTCGCGCATGCCAGCGGAGTCATGATCGCTACCCCCGACGGCCGCCTGGCGCGCTACCTCTACGGCGTCGAATACGCGCCGAAGGATCTGAAGCTCGCGCTCTTCGAGGCCGCCGAAGGCCGAATCGGCGGCCTTTCGGAGAAGCTCATGCTGCTCTGTTTCAACTACGACGCCGCGCTCGGGAAGTACACCACCGTCTCCCTCCTTGCGGTCAAGGTGGCGGGAGCGGTCACCCTCGCGGCACTCATCTTCTCGATGTTCTGGATGTCTCGCAGCGAGCGTCGTCTCGAACGCGCCGCAGCCGGAGGAGTCGCACGGTCATGA
- the ctaD gene encoding cytochrome c oxidase subunit I — translation MNAIASAPAERPNFLTNGHGLKSWLLTLDHKRVAMLYLISVSCFFLLGGIFAMLIRLELMTPLGDLMLPDTYNRVFTGHGVTMVFFFLIPAIPGILGNFLIPLMIGAKDVAFPRLNLASWYLYMTGGVLMLIGTLNGGVDTGWTFYPPYSTSYTTTNVLIVGIGVFINGFSSILTGLNFMVTVHRMRCPGMTWFRLPLFIWGQYATSLIMVLGTPVVAITLLLLVFERLFHLGIFDPAKGGDPILFQHLFWFYSHPAVYIMILPSMAVISELIACFSRKRIFGYHFVAFASIGIAVLGFIVWGHHLYVSGQSVYAGAIFSLLTMLVAIPSAVKVFNWSMTLYQGSVSLETPMLYALGFIGLFTIGGLTGVFLGTLGFDVHVHDTYFVVAHFHYVMVGGTIMGYLGGLHFWWPKITGRMYPEFWAKISALLVFVGFNLTFFPQFLLGYMGMPRRYHAYPEEFQVLNILSTAGASVLAIGFVLPTIYFIWSLTSGPLAGNNPWQARGLEWETTSPPPTENFTSTPSVSREPYDYFEAAEEAAGRAVPPARSH, via the coding sequence ATGAACGCAATTGCATCCGCTCCCGCCGAGCGGCCGAACTTCCTCACCAACGGGCACGGCCTGAAGTCCTGGCTGCTGACGCTCGACCACAAGCGGGTCGCGATGCTCTACCTCATCTCGGTGAGCTGCTTCTTCCTGCTCGGCGGGATCTTCGCGATGCTCATCCGGCTCGAGCTCATGACGCCGCTCGGCGATCTGATGCTCCCGGACACCTACAACCGGGTGTTCACCGGCCACGGCGTCACGATGGTCTTCTTCTTCCTGATTCCGGCGATTCCCGGCATCCTCGGAAACTTCCTCATTCCGCTGATGATCGGCGCCAAGGACGTGGCGTTCCCGCGGCTCAACCTCGCGAGCTGGTACCTCTACATGACCGGCGGCGTGCTGATGCTCATCGGCACCCTGAACGGCGGCGTCGACACCGGCTGGACCTTCTACCCGCCCTACAGCACCTCCTACACCACGACCAACGTGCTGATCGTCGGCATCGGCGTCTTCATCAACGGCTTCTCGTCGATCCTGACCGGCCTCAACTTCATGGTCACGGTTCATCGGATGCGCTGCCCGGGCATGACCTGGTTCCGTCTGCCGCTCTTCATCTGGGGGCAGTACGCGACCAGCCTGATCATGGTCCTGGGCACACCGGTCGTCGCGATCACCCTGCTGCTGCTGGTCTTCGAGCGCCTCTTCCACCTGGGGATCTTCGATCCGGCCAAGGGCGGCGATCCGATTCTTTTCCAGCACCTCTTCTGGTTCTACTCCCACCCGGCCGTCTACATCATGATCCTGCCGTCGATGGCGGTGATCTCGGAGCTCATCGCCTGCTTCTCCCGCAAGCGGATCTTCGGCTACCACTTCGTCGCCTTCGCCTCGATCGGCATCGCGGTGCTCGGCTTCATCGTCTGGGGTCACCACCTCTACGTCTCCGGCCAGTCGGTCTATGCCGGCGCGATCTTCTCGCTGCTGACCATGCTGGTCGCGATCCCCTCCGCGGTGAAGGTCTTCAACTGGTCGATGACCCTGTATCAGGGCTCGGTCTCGCTCGAGACTCCGATGCTCTACGCCCTGGGCTTCATCGGCCTGTTCACCATCGGCGGCCTCACCGGCGTCTTCCTCGGAACGCTCGGTTTCGACGTTCACGTCCACGATACCTACTTCGTGGTGGCGCACTTCCACTACGTCATGGTGGGCGGAACGATCATGGGTTACCTGGGCGGCCTCCACTTCTGGTGGCCCAAAATCACCGGCCGGATGTACCCCGAGTTCTGGGCGAAGATCTCGGCCCTGCTGGTCTTCGTCGGCTTCAACCTGACCTTCTTCCCCCAGTTCCTGCTCGGCTACATGGGGATGCCGCGCCGCTACCATGCCTATCCGGAGGAGTTCCAGGTCCTGAACATCCTCTCGACGGCGGGCGCCTCGGTGCTCGCCATCGGCTTCGTGCTGCCGACGATCTACTTCATCTGGTCGCTCACGAGCGGTCCGCTCGCCGGCAACAATCCCTGGCAGGCGCGCGGCCTCGAGTGGGAGACGACCTCCCCTCCGCCGACCGAGAACTTCACTTCGACGCCCAGCGTGTCACGTGAGCCTTACGACTATTTCGAGGCGGCCGAAGAGGCCGCGGGGCGTGCGGTTCCTCCCGCGCGTTCGCATTGA
- the nrfD gene encoding polysulfide reductase NrfD, with amino-acid sequence MSVAESPRLPVPLVDPPVIAPGHSPASVGDKISSVVFGKMPLWFYIAMAIAFGGAMMLLTALTKLVFTGIGIWGNNNPVGWGFDIINFVWWIGIGHAGTLISAILLLLRQEWRTSINRFAEAMTLFAVACALLYPLFHTGRPWLAVYWLLPYPNTMAIWPNFRSPLIWDVFAVSTYGSVSLVFWFIGLVPDLATFRDRTKKLWQKKIYGALAMGWRGSARHWHNYESAYLLLAGLSTPLVLSVHSVVSFDFASGQVPGWHATIFPPYFVAGAVFAGFAMVLTLMIPLRKLFGLEDFITMKHMDNMGKVMLVTGLIVGYGYLVEIFTAWYSGNIYEWYMIRNRIFGPYKLIWMSLILCNVLAIQPLWFRKARKSIAALWIISMFVNFGMWFERFVIIPTSLHRDFLPGSWGMYYPTRWDFATFFGSIGLFMALMFLFVRVFPAIAMFEMKGLTPDAKVKEPAHG; translated from the coding sequence ATGAGTGTCGCCGAATCCCCTCGTTTGCCCGTGCCGCTCGTCGACCCGCCGGTCATCGCGCCCGGACACTCTCCGGCCTCGGTCGGCGACAAGATCAGCTCGGTCGTCTTCGGCAAGATGCCGCTCTGGTTCTACATCGCGATGGCGATCGCCTTCGGCGGCGCGATGATGCTGCTGACCGCCCTCACCAAGCTGGTTTTCACCGGCATCGGCATCTGGGGCAACAACAACCCCGTCGGCTGGGGCTTCGACATCATCAACTTCGTCTGGTGGATCGGCATCGGCCACGCCGGAACGCTGATCTCGGCGATCCTGCTGCTGCTGCGGCAAGAGTGGCGCACGTCGATCAACCGGTTCGCCGAGGCGATGACGCTCTTCGCCGTCGCCTGCGCGCTGCTCTATCCTCTCTTTCACACCGGCCGGCCGTGGCTCGCGGTCTACTGGCTGCTGCCCTATCCCAACACGATGGCGATCTGGCCGAACTTCCGGTCGCCGCTCATCTGGGACGTCTTCGCGGTCTCGACCTACGGCTCGGTCTCCCTGGTGTTCTGGTTCATCGGCCTGGTGCCGGACCTCGCGACCTTTCGCGATCGCACCAAGAAGCTCTGGCAGAAGAAGATCTACGGCGCCCTCGCCATGGGCTGGCGCGGGTCCGCCCGGCACTGGCACAACTACGAGTCGGCCTACCTGCTGCTCGCCGGCCTCTCGACGCCGCTGGTGCTCTCGGTGCACTCGGTGGTCTCCTTCGACTTCGCCTCCGGCCAGGTCCCCGGCTGGCACGCCACGATCTTCCCGCCCTACTTCGTCGCCGGCGCCGTCTTCGCCGGCTTCGCGATGGTGCTCACACTGATGATTCCGCTGCGCAAGCTCTTCGGCCTCGAGGACTTCATCACCATGAAGCACATGGACAACATGGGCAAGGTGATGCTGGTGACCGGGCTGATCGTCGGCTACGGCTACCTCGTCGAGATCTTCACCGCCTGGTACAGCGGCAACATCTACGAGTGGTACATGATCCGCAACCGGATCTTCGGCCCCTACAAGCTCATCTGGATGAGCCTGATCCTGTGCAACGTGCTGGCGATCCAGCCGCTCTGGTTCCGCAAGGCGCGCAAGTCGATCGCCGCTCTCTGGATCATCTCGATGTTCGTCAACTTCGGAATGTGGTTCGAACGCTTCGTGATCATTCCGACTTCGCTCCACCGCGACTTCCTGCCGGGCTCCTGGGGCATGTACTACCCGACCCGCTGGGATTTCGCCACCTTCTTCGGCTCGATCGGCCTGTTCATGGCGCTCATGTTCCTCTTCGTGCGCGTCTTCCCGGCGATCGCGATGTTCGAGATGAAGGGGCTCACCCCCGACGCCAAAGTCAAGGAGCCCGCGCACGGATGA